One Natrinema marinum genomic window carries:
- a CDS encoding EamA family transporter — MEYLLWVIVALVAYGLVAPLTSVVTTDVPPAVALFLSTTIFLSLTTVVLLVTETGRPVDATTPAAGIVYVAGLFLSIGILAYYRALERGPVSVVVPIYGLFIVGSSVIGIVFLGEELTVTRAAGIVVAAVAIYLAAGGEE, encoded by the coding sequence ATGGAGTACCTGCTGTGGGTGATCGTCGCCCTCGTGGCCTACGGGCTCGTCGCACCGCTGACGAGCGTCGTCACCACGGACGTGCCGCCCGCGGTCGCGCTCTTCCTCTCGACGACGATCTTCCTCTCTCTGACGACCGTCGTCTTGCTCGTTACGGAAACCGGCCGGCCCGTCGACGCGACCACCCCCGCAGCGGGAATCGTCTACGTCGCCGGGCTCTTCCTCTCGATCGGAATTTTGGCGTACTATCGGGCGCTCGAGCGGGGGCCAGTCAGTGTCGTCGTGCCGATCTACGGTCTCTTCATCGTCGGGAGCTCGGTCATCGGGATCGTCTTTCTCGGCGAGGAGCTGACCGTCACCCGCGCGGCTGGCATCGTCGTCGCGGCGGTCGCGATCTACCTCGCCGCCGGGGGTGAGGAGTGA
- a CDS encoding EamA family transporter, producing the protein MRRYLELSIVACLAYSLVAPLLSLAMTDLPSTLAVFLSNSVMFVTVGLVIRARGLSVRPYLRHPRTPYIAALGVLLTVGLLTYYRALALGPVSVVVPIYGLFIVVSSLVGIVAFDEAVTARKLAAIGLSVLAIALMSM; encoded by the coding sequence ATGCGACGGTACCTCGAGCTCTCGATCGTCGCCTGTCTGGCCTACAGCCTGGTCGCCCCGCTGCTCTCGCTCGCGATGACCGACCTCCCCAGTACGCTCGCGGTGTTCCTCTCGAACTCGGTGATGTTCGTCACCGTCGGGCTGGTGATCCGCGCTCGCGGACTGTCCGTCCGGCCCTATCTCCGCCATCCACGGACGCCGTACATCGCCGCGCTGGGCGTCCTGTTGACCGTGGGCCTGCTGACCTACTACCGGGCGCTCGCGCTCGGCCCGGTCAGCGTCGTCGTGCCGATCTACGGTCTGTTCATCGTCGTCAGCTCGCTCGTCGGCATCGTCGCTTTCGACGAGGCCGTTACCGCCCGCAAGCTCGCCGCGATCGGACTGAGCGTACTGGCCATCGCGCTGATGTCGATGTGA
- the purB gene encoding adenylosuccinate lyase has protein sequence MTETDALYAVSPLDGRYGGRTAPLSPYASEAALMRARVRVEVEYLIALADLEATPLELDLEAREQLRGLYEGFAEEDAQLIKKLETEGHEEFEATNHDVKAVEYFVRHRLPDDSNASAWIHFGLTSEDVNNLAHRLLVRDAVDEVLLPRLYDVRDTLANMAREHRDLPMLARTHGQPATPTTFGKELAVYASRLGRATGRIRQATDDLRGKLGGASGTYAAHVAAYPDVDWQAFAAEFVRGLGLEFEPLTTQVNPCDDLAALFDAFRGANDVLLDLDLDMWLYVSDRYLGQEAVEGETGSSTMPHKVNPIDFENSEGNLSKANSDLTFLADYVTTSRLQRDLSDSTVKRNIGSAFAHCLIGYGKTAAGLSKVVPNEHVMREDLESTPEIIGEAVQTILRREGQADAYERVKAVTRGKDVTLADFREMFDELEVDDDVREELRALTPAGYTGVASELVDDVERSE, from the coding sequence ATGACCGAGACCGACGCCCTGTACGCCGTCTCGCCGCTGGACGGGCGGTACGGCGGCCGGACCGCGCCGCTGTCGCCGTACGCGAGCGAGGCCGCGCTGATGCGCGCCCGCGTTCGCGTCGAAGTCGAGTATCTGATTGCGCTGGCCGACCTCGAGGCGACGCCGCTGGAACTCGACCTCGAGGCACGGGAACAGCTTCGGGGCCTCTACGAGGGCTTCGCTGAGGAGGACGCCCAACTGATCAAGAAACTCGAGACCGAGGGCCACGAGGAGTTCGAGGCGACGAACCACGACGTGAAGGCTGTCGAGTACTTCGTCCGCCATCGGCTGCCCGACGACAGCAACGCCTCGGCCTGGATCCACTTCGGGCTGACCAGCGAGGACGTGAACAACCTCGCCCATCGGCTGCTCGTCCGCGACGCCGTCGACGAGGTGCTCCTGCCGAGACTGTACGACGTGCGCGATACCCTCGCCAACATGGCCCGCGAGCACCGCGACCTCCCGATGCTGGCCCGAACTCACGGCCAGCCCGCGACGCCGACGACCTTCGGGAAGGAGCTGGCCGTCTACGCCTCGCGGCTCGGCCGCGCGACGGGACGGATCCGGCAGGCGACCGACGATCTGCGGGGGAAACTCGGCGGCGCGTCCGGCACGTACGCGGCCCACGTCGCGGCCTACCCCGACGTGGACTGGCAGGCGTTCGCGGCGGAGTTCGTTCGGGGACTGGGCCTCGAGTTCGAACCCCTCACGACGCAGGTCAACCCTTGCGACGACCTCGCCGCGCTGTTCGACGCGTTCCGCGGGGCCAACGACGTCCTGTTGGACCTCGATCTGGACATGTGGCTCTACGTCTCCGACCGCTATCTGGGTCAGGAGGCCGTCGAGGGCGAGACCGGCTCGTCGACGATGCCCCACAAGGTCAATCCGATCGACTTCGAGAACAGCGAAGGCAACCTCTCGAAGGCCAACTCCGATCTGACCTTCCTCGCCGACTACGTCACCACTTCCCGGCTCCAGCGGGACCTCTCGGACTCGACGGTCAAGCGCAACATCGGCAGCGCGTTCGCCCACTGCCTGATCGGCTACGGGAAGACCGCCGCCGGCCTCTCGAAGGTCGTTCCCAACGAACACGTGATGCGCGAAGACCTCGAGAGCACGCCCGAAATCATCGGCGAGGCCGTCCAGACGATCCTCCGGCGCGAGGGACAGGCCGACGCCTACGAGCGCGTCAAGGCCGTCACCCGCGGGAAAGACGTGACGCTCGCGGACTTCCGCGAGATGTTCGACGAACTCGAGGTCGACGACGACGTTCGCGAGGAACTGCGCGCGCTGACGCCCGCGGGCTACACCGGCGTCGCGAGCGAGCTGGTCGACGACGTAGAGCGAAGCGAGTAG